One segment of Polyodon spathula isolate WHYD16114869_AA chromosome 20, ASM1765450v1, whole genome shotgun sequence DNA contains the following:
- the LOC121295683 gene encoding NTF2-related export protein 2-like yields MALPTTTTTDFRTLVDQACRAAEEFVNIYYETLDKRRRVLTKLYLDKATLVWNGNAISGQDALGEFFEALPSSEFQVQSLDCQPVHEQATQGQTTVLVVTGGTVKFDGNKQRYFNQNFLLTAQATPSSSLPVWKIASDSFRFQDWFS; encoded by the exons ATGGCATTACCAACGACAACGACAACA GATTTTAGAACCCTTGTAGACCAGGCATGCAGAGCTGCTGAAGAATTCGTCAACATCTACTATGAAACGCTGGACAAGAGAAGAAGA gtacTGACCAAACTTTACTTGGATAAAGCTACCCTAGTGTGGAATGGAAATGCTATTTCAGGCCAAGATGCACTTGGGGAATTTTTTGAAGCGTTGCCCTCTAGTGAGTTCCAGGTGCAGTCGCTGGATTGCCAACCTGTCCATG aacaagcAACTCAAGGTCAGACAACGGTGCTCGTGGTGACAGGTGGAACAGTCAAATTTGATGGGAACAAACAGCGCTATTTTAACCAGAACTTCCTCCTGACTGCACAAGCAACCCCTTCCAGCTCCCTCCCTGTATGGAAAATTGCTAGTGATTCTTTCCGCTTCCAGGACTGGTTTAGCTAA